In the genome of Cryptomeria japonica chromosome 8, Sugi_1.0, whole genome shotgun sequence, one region contains:
- the LOC131027698 gene encoding disease resistance protein RPV1 has product MGCCFSKPTESPVQKPAIKKPLHSQPSIQKPPPSQPPVQPLPPSKPPVQPLPPSQSPIQQPPYSQSHVQPPPVQQLQPVQQSPPVQTQPLQPPIQKLLSSQPSIEPWKPIYPDYAVGIQQQKKEVMKLLDMERENGLSLAVVIYGFGGIGKTTLATAVIADLDLTQYSSSGVEIHADRSRNDIRSLQRQILKDAFPAYTYRRNLMFTNSAEGRDHLTSAFQAQGSKPVFLFIDNSLQAEDLQELFPKRLAGLPKRSRIVLTTRNLGVTDMLLAAGLERRDYPVGTLPDQDALKILFKEENIRGRDNMQKVLKICDGIPLVLEIVGARLRKQNYMVERCTQIFEALESGEDVKEENLSQRMVTSVYNELAPSTRDAFLDICCFFANWCRRDVEYIVGAQDVTALREAALMKISSKDELIVHDIIRAKGRSLSKSNRILDMQSWREISHDDQKLKQIKGVWLGKQESESGHEVDEKQLHSLKNSLRVLCLESHIKISGSSQKSTEFKELRFLRLGGDISSLWPANLESLERLTVFHGPVYKDGVTVYQPPKNLRVMRATAQSHFEGSKPGKIIPNSSLEELDLRELRSLQKFPEKLDHLTALKILILDKWDKMQELPEQVCGLRSLKRLSICGGNSLRNLPKLFPQLSSLQELMLTRCKQLEELPSTFGDLASLKQLNLAECSNLKELPLSFGKLSSLKVLNLDSCSKLETFPSSFWELRSLTELRCSCLELKELPSNIEKLISLRLLDLSYCTKLKSLPSGVVKLRSLKVLNLLVCYYLEEVPSTIGELPSLTKIDLRGCRNLRECPAALRRTKQGRIVWLPDDLMD; this is encoded by the exons ATGGGTTGCTGTTTCTCCAAGCCTACAGAGTCACCTGTTCAGAAGCCTGCTATTAAGAAACCGCTGCATTCACAGCCATCTATTCAGAAGCCGCCACCTTCACAGCCACCTGTCCAGCCATTGCCACCTTCAAAGCCACCTGTTCAGCCACTTCCTCCTTCACAGTCACCTATTCAGCAGCCACCATATTCACAGTCACATGTTCAGCCACCACCAGTTCAGCAGCTGCAACCAGTTCAGCAGAGCCCACCTGTTCAGACACAGCCTTTGCAGCCGCCTATTCAAAAGCTGCTCTCTTCACAGCCATCTATTGAGCCATGGAAGCCCATTTATCCAGACTATGCAG TTGGGATTCAACAGCAGAAGAAAGAAGTAATGAAGTTGCTCGACATGGAAAGAGAAAACGGGCTCTCATTGGCGGTGGTTATATATGGATTTGGGGGCATAGGAAAGACCACGCTCGCCACTGCTGTGATTGCGGACTTAGATCTCACACAGTACAGCTCCTCGGGAGTTGAAATCCATGCAGACCGGTCAAGGAATGACATAAGATCATTGCAACGGCAAATATTGAAAGACGCCTTCCCAGCGTATACTTATCGCAGGAATTTAATGTTCACAAATAGTGCAGAAGGTCGGGATCATCTCACCAGCGCTTTCCAAGCCCAAGGAAGCAAGCCCGTATTTCTGTTTATTGACAACTCTCTTCAAGCAGAGGACTTGCAAGAGCTTTTCCCAAAAAGATTAGCAGGCCTTCCGAAGCGGAGCAGAATAGTGCTCACAACTCGAAATCTGGGAGTCACGGATATGCTCCTAGCCGCCGGCCTTGAACGTCGTGACTATCCTGTGGGTACTCTACCCGACCAAGATGCCCTCAAAATTTTGTTCAAGGAGGAAAACATCAGAGGCAGAGATAACATGCAAAAAGTCCTGAAGATTTGTGATGGGATTCCGTTAGTGTTAGAAATTGTTGGTGCTCGTTTGCGTAAGCAGAATTACATGGTAGAGAGATGTACTCAAATATTTGAAGCTTTGGAATCAGGAGAGGATGTCAAAGAAGAAAATCTGAGTCAGCGTATGGTGACTTCTGTGTATAATGAGCTGGCACCGTCTACGCGAGATGCATTTTTGGATATTTGCTGTTTCTTTGCTAACTGGTGTCGTCGTGATGTAGAGTACATTGTTGGCGCTCAGGACGTCACAGCTCTTCGGGAGGCGGCATTGATGAAGATTTCCAGCAAGGATGAGTTGATTGTCCATGACATCATTCGAGCAAAAGGGCGAAGCTTGTCTAAAAGCAATCGAATTCTTGATATGCAGTCCTGGAGGGAAATATCACATGATGATCAA AAGCTCAAGCAAATCAAGGGGGTTTGGCTCGGCAAGCAGGAGTCTGAATCTGGGCATGAAGTTGATGAGAAGCAATTGCATTCATTGAAAAATTCGTTGAGAGTTCTTTGTTTGGAAAGCCACATAAAAATATCAGGATCAAGCCAAAAATCAACTGAATTCAAGGAACTTAGATTCCTCCGTCTGGGTGGTGACATTTCATCTTTATGGCCAGCGAATTTGGAGTCGCTTGAGCGATTGACTGTGTTCCATGGCCCTGTCTATAAGGATGGTGTCACTGTATATCAG CCGCCCAAGAACCTACGGGTGATGAGAGCCACTGCACAGTCTCACTTCGAGGGATCCAAACCGGGAAAaattattccaaattcttctttaGAAGAATTGGATTTAAGAGAATTGAGAAGTCTCCAGAAATTTCCGGAAAAGCTGGATCACTTAACTGCCCTGAAGATCTTGATACTAGATAAGTGGGACAAAATGCAAGAGCTGCCTGAGCAGGTATGTGGGCTGCGTTCATTAAAAAGATTGAGCATTTGTGGTGGAAATTCCTTGAGAAATCTGCCAAAATTGTTTCCCCAGTTAAGTTCGTTACAGGAGTTGATGTTAACAAGGTGTAAGCAATTGGAAGAATTGCCCTCGACTTTTGGAGATCTGGCTTCTCTGAAACAGTTGAATTTGGCAGAATGTAGCAACTTAAAAGAATTGCCCTTGAGCTTTGGGAAATTAAGCTCCTTGAAGGTCTTAAATTTAGATAGCTGCTCTAAATTAGAAACCTTCCCTTCCAGCTTTTGGGAACTCAGGTCTTTAACAGAATTGAGATGTAGCTGTTTGGAACTGAAAGAATTGCCTTCAAACATTGAAAAGCTTATTTCTTTGAGACTTTTAGATTTAAGTTATTGCACGAAATTGAAAAGCTTGCCTTCCGGTGTAGTAAAACTCCGCTCACTCAAAGTATTGAATCTATTGGTTTGCTATTACTTAGAAGAAGTGCCTTCCACCATTGGGGAACTTCCatcacttacaaaaatagatttaaGAGGATGTCGCAATTTGAGAGAATGTCCAGCTGCTCTTAGGCGAACGAAACAAGGACGGATCGTTTGGCTGCCGGACGACCTAATGGACTAG